The Topomyia yanbarensis strain Yona2022 chromosome 3, ASM3024719v1, whole genome shotgun sequence nucleotide sequence ttatcgtcaacaaccgcaagtcggtacaacatgcagttatccatgtgggagaagtcgtgatcacctcacagcagAGTCTGAAGTtcctcggagtcattatagactacaagctgaccttcggcagccatgtcgactatacatgcaagagagcgtcgactgatgttgcggcattatcgaggatgatgtccaacagctcaaaggtgtgcgccagtagacgtaggctgttagcaggcgttgccgtatctatcctcaggtatggCGGCCCGTCacggtcaagagcactgagggtaaccagttacctacagaaactggagagcacctaccgcgtgatgtgcctcagagtgatatctgcttaccgcacggtatcacacgatacatcctgcgtgatagcgagcatgatgccagtcgggctggtcatccgggaagatgaggagtgcttcgagctacgtggaaatagaggagcccgcgagcgcaccagggtggcttcggtcgccagatggctgcgtgagtgggacaactcctcgtaaggtaggtggacccaccggctgatacctagcatatcgagctgggtgggcagaacccatggggaagttcacttccatctgacacaattcctgtctggtcatggctgcttccgacagtacctccacaggttcgggcacgcggagttccccgtctgccctgactgcccaggtgtcgacgaaactgccgagcacatactgttcgtatgtcctcgcttcgacgtcgaaagaagagcaatgcttgacgtctgggacacaacccctgatacccttattcagcggatttgtcaagcggtggagaagtggaacacagtctcgactgcaaccactcagattgcctacaggctacagggaatctggcgcaccgatcaacagacgacgggcacgactaactagtcattggttagttggagcggaaaaggccgagcgcaaaaaaagtgagtgaatggtctgttcatgctgaagCAGGTTTggtgcagcgactggcaactgcgtaaggggtaaacccagccaccccgaagcaaggcagaagagcgagtgtatagacGTATATGTGGAcagcctcatgccaagatgggagggtcgtagcgtagtatgttgggacttagctatcgatgccccgtggcgtggcagaggagcgaaagggtgagcatccaagtcagcctcacacggtatgttaggggtgagcacaaaagtcagcctcacatggtatgttaagggtgagcacccaagtaagcctcacatggtaaatcagaagtggggcctaagaaaaatgtcccacatgggatgccagggggagcgacgggggtgtaatagagtggtaTGATGTAGAgcgaatcaggtgatagggtgaatatccaagtcagcctcacatggtagcCAACACAGTTTCATGGAGGCGGTTAGGCTTGTGTCGGAATCGACGTTTTTCGTACATCGGGTTGTAATATATGCACAAACTTTCGGCGTCCCTATGGGCTCTCCACTCTCACCAGTCATTGCGAATGTGGTGGCAGAAACCATGATCGCATCGAAAGAGTTTGGCTACCCAAACCAAACCCAAGCGGATGGTAGATATCTGGATTTCGAAACAGCCAAAAAGATATTGCGAATAAACCATTACCCCTACTGGTTTGTTCGCAAAATTCTGAAAGATCCATAGGGTCCATAGAAGGCTAGAAACGAGAGTAGCGGAGCACAAGAACGACGCGAAGAAAAAAGATGCGAGAACTGGTTTAGCCCAACACACATTGCAAGAAGGACACATCTTCGATTTCGCCAACACCCGGATACTGGAAAGAATCGAAAACCAGGAGACTAACTGCAGAGATGTTTCACATCAAAATTCTCGGCAAGGAAAAAACGGTGAACCTACAAAGAGAATGTGGAACGTTCTGCACAACATACGAAGGTCTGGTCACCAAGCTTCGACAGTGTTGGTATAGCTaggaacgcagacagtcgaagagtgatcgcccgcctagcggtggagagtgaacgagagtgaatggagatgcgttatataagtttatgtgagttaaTTGTAAATTGTCTTTAATTTGTGAATGAtagctttgtaattttttgtgaacaaattgatgttaacgttaatgctaaataaatgtttgtaggcgtccgacgatggctgaagagcagtaagccgaaacgttacgtgtggtaatggaaaaatttggagttttcattttcaccgagaaaagtcaataAGTCCATGAAATTaatatgttgcggtgaccatTAAATCTTATAGACATACTTAGTATTTTTagttttacttattgtaaaaacttaAAAGGTTGACGGCTCAGATATGCTAACGCATTGCACTATATCAAGTAATCCTATAAAAAAGGAAAGATAACAcaattttggatattttgaattcatacatgttttatttatttttggcgGTCTTTAAAGAATGAGTAGAACGTATTTTAATGtttgtccgacgtttcggtgTACGTTCAGCTCATTCATTAAAGACTGACTAAGCCGcccaaaataataaaaaatttagTAAACCGTCACAGTCGAACTCTACATAtataaattcagaaacatccaaaagtgtcgaaatcggctgaaaatgcCATAGTTGATTATTGCAGTTTCGCGGATACCCGGATACTTTGTCGGCCTGTTAGTAGGTAAAAAATCCAGAAAATCTTTTTCGGGCCCCCTCTAACTGTATAATTACTTATTTCTCACAAGAGCTACCGTTGCTGATGTTCTAAGATGTAACTAAATATCAATTTTCAAACCGGGAAACAAGATCAGAGTTTCATGGACTGAAATCTGAAAAAAACCGGGACCCTGTCAACCATATGATAGTTTTGATTTTACAAAAACTGAATATTAATCCTCTGCTGCCCAATCCCGCCCGGAAAATCGCTATAGAATATTTAAAAcacgattgtatgttgtcaccaCTATGAAAACCTGTTCAGATTTCCATTAATCATACAAATATAATGTTTGGATTTTGTAATCACTATGTCGAATAGATTCAACGTTGAAAATTCTAGGAAAacggaaaaaaactattttgtgtatggCAGTGTAATTTAGTTAAAACAAATTTATACTCTTTTAAATTTTCggataaaatcaaaaaaaatttttttatgttgCTAGCTTATAGAACTCCTCTGTAGCTGTGAAAGTTTGTTGTGATCTATGcggaaataaaagttattaataATCTTTGAGTATTATACCGACTGGAACTACAATCTTTTGTGAAtatttacggctttctcagtcaatttagcttgagcaaacgaattgtttttaaaactgcccgacgtttcgaccgtttttggcggcctttttcaagggaaactaAAATAATCGTTTATTATGAGTGAACAGGTAAAGCATAGTAAAAACATATATGGAAAAGgtacgaaacaaaaacaaaattgcagtgCTGTGTGACTCACTTTAATCGTGTCGTTTTTGTCGTAGTCGCTGATTGCCAACGGTGGGAGGTTGGGTGTTTTTGCACTGGCCGAAATGGTTGTGGAGATGACGATTTTGTGCTGAAAAAGTCATCTGAAAAAATCTTTGGTACGGAGCTCTATGTATGCACGAAGTGGTCCAACGTCTGGTTTGAAGATGGTGACCCACTGATTGCGTATGGAGGGATTGATATCAATTGTGAGCCAAAACAACTGTCATCACTGGTTTCTGTGTTTCTATTCCTTCGAGTGCTGGTCGTTTTCAGTGTGTGTAGGATGCCGGCGTAGGTAGTGTTGAGACCATCTACATCGGTGCGATGGTTGACGGTGTTGGCGGTGTTTGAGATGTGGCACATTTCAAGTATTGGTAGAGCCGTCGATCGATAGGTTTTATCAATGATCTTAGCTTTGGTGAGATCAAAATTGTGGTCGTTTTTGATCATGTGTTCGATGAGAGCGGTTTTCTCACCGAGACTGATCAGCTGTTCGTCGGTGGTGATTGCGCCGTCGGTTTTTAATCGTACATACTGGTTTATGTTGGTTTTGTGGCCGTACAGTCTTGTTTTGAGCTGATTCCGTGTCATTCCTATGTAGTACATTGGGCAGTTCCCACAAGGCAGACTGTAGATGACATTAGATTGCAACAGAGGATCTACGGGGTCTTTGACGTTCAGCATTAGTTTGGATGTGGTGCTGATTGGTTTTGATGCTATTTTAACATTTGGGTAATCGGATTTTAGAATGCTTACTATAGATGTGCTGAGTGATGGTACGTATGGCAGTGATCTGTAAACCTGGTCGGTGGACGGACTGCTATCGTTGGGAGGATCTCTTGTGTTagatgcatttttatttttatccggTTGTTGAGAGTTATTGGAGGGGCAGAATATTTTTGCATTGCGGGATATAAGTCTGTTGATGAGTGATGATGGGTAATTGTTCCTACGGAGatgttgaaaaattatattttgctgCAAGTTAGGGCAGTTATCCGTGGTGAGACCAGTCACTCTTTTAATGAATTGTTGAGCGACGTTCATTTTCATCGATAGCGGGTGGAAAGAATGGTAGTTCAGAAGACGGCCTGATGCTATCGGTTTTGCGTACCAGCGTGTAGATAGTGTTTGGTCTGAATGTCGAGTTACTACTGTGTCTAAGAACGGAAGTTTGTTGTCGATCTCCTCTTCTTTTGTAAACTGTAGATGTTGATTGTATGCGTTAAAAGTATCCAGAGTTTGTTGTACTTTGTCTTTGGGGAGCGCCAAGAATAGATCGTCAACATATTTGCGGATTACCGGAATGGTGAATGGAAGTCGTTTGATTGAAGTTTGTAGTAAGTTTTCCATAATAATATCAGCTAGAATGGGCGATAGGGGGCTGCCCATGGCTGTGCCGAACGTTTGCTTGTAGTGTTTTTCCCGGAATCTGAAGTAACTGCTTTTAATACAAAACTCGACTAGCTCGAGAAACAAATCCAAATTAATGTTGGTGTGAACTTTAATGTTACGCCAGTCCATGATGATATCATGGGTGACCAGCTCTGTTGGTATGTTTGTGTACAGAGAGACCACATCAAACGACACTAGGACATAGTCAGGTGAAAGGGTGACCTGTTGTATATACTCGGTGAACTGGAAACTGTCGGGTGTGTTGTACTCACTGTGGAATGATGATTTTAGTATACTGCCTATGAACTTGGCAAGTTGATATGTCGGTGCTGTGATATTGGGGACCACCGGGCGCAGTGGCAAGTTGGGTTTGTGCGCTTTGGGTTGTCCGTATATGCGTGGGCATACAGCTGTATTTGATTTTAGGCGCATAGATGTTTTAGTGTCGATGAGCTTGAGATTGAGCAATCTGGTAATGAGCGAGTTGTTCTGTCTTTGGACGGAAGGTGTGGGGTCTTTGGATACCGTTTGGTATGCTGGTTCATTCAATAACGCATACATTTTGTTGTCATATTCTTTTTTATACATTATGACCGTTCTATTACCTTTGTCGGCCTCGAGGATACAGATGTCTTGGTGTTCAGTGAGAAATTTTGCAGTTGTGGTCGTTGCATGTTTGCAGAAATCGTGGAGCGGGGATTTGTATTCGTTGTGTTTTGCTTTAGAGATGTAGTTTTGGATTTGCGTTGCCACTTGGCATCTGTTCCGATCTTGTACGGCTTGGTCTGGAGAAACGTGTAGGATGGCTTCAACATCGGCGAGTAAATGATAGAATGGAATTTGTTTGATGTTTGTGACTGGCAGCGAAAATTTTGGTCCCAGACTTAGCAGAGCCAAGGTGTCTGGTGGAACTGTTACGGTGGTAGCGTTAAATATGGCTTTTTCGTTGAGCGTAGGAATGCTGTTGTTCGGTGATGCTGACCTGGTGATCAGCAAGTTGATTTTAGCGGTGGATTTGTGTTTTAATGATTCCTTGCGACTCTCAAACGACTGGTTTTGTGTTGTTATGAATCGTGTTGCGATGTCGTTGTTCGTGGCGTTTGTGAGACGCAACTGTATTTTGCTGAGCTCGTGTTTCAAACTCTTGATTTTGTGGAATGTTTGATTAATCTCGATATTCAAAATAGCTTTTTTGAATCGATCGGTGATTCGTTGAAGTTTCCATATATATGGGCTCCGTTCTTCAAGGAGCGGGTGGATACATTTAAGCGAATTCACTATGTGGGCAGGAAAAATTCCCATTTTGCgacattgtattaaaaaatcctTACGTGCTGTCATGTTACATGCTTTCGTGTTGAGTTGTGCGTACATTTTAAACTGCTGAACTGTGTCGTAACCAAAGTTGTTTTCAATTAGCGCGAAGAAGCCATTGTGTATGTGAGCCATATTGAGGTTATCTTTGAGTATTATACCGACTGGAACTACAATCTTTTGTGAATATAACAGCTGATCAGTCTCGGTGAGAAAACCGCTCTCATCGAACACATGATCAAAAACGACCACAATTTTGATCTCACCAAAGCTAAGATCATTGATAAAACCTATCGATCGACGGCTCTACCAATACTTGAAATGTGCCACATCTCAAACACCGCCAACACCGTCAACCATCGCACCGATGTAGATGGTCTCAACACTACCTACGCCGGCATCCTACACACACTGAAAACGACCAGCACTCGAAGGAATAGAAACACAGAAACCAGTGATGACAGTTGTTTTGGCTCACAATTGATATCAATCCCTCCATACGCAATCAGTGGGTCACCATCTTCAAACCAGACGTTGGACCACTTCGTGCATACATAGAGCTCCGTACCAAAGATTTTTTCAGATGACTTTTTCAGCACAAAATCGTCATCTCCACAACCATTTCGGCCAGTGCAAAAACACCCAACCTCCCACCGTTGGCAATCAGCGACTACGACAAAAACGACACGATTAAAGTGAGTCACACAGcactgcaattttgtttttgtttcgtacCTTTTCCATATATGTTTTTACTATGCTTTACCTGTTCACTCATAATAAACGATTATTTtagtttcccttgaaaaaggccgccaaaaacggtcgaaacgtcgggcagttttaaaaacaattcgtttgctcaagctaaattgactgagaaagccgtaaataTTCACAAAAGATTGTAGTTCCAGTCGGTATAATACTCAAAGATAACCTCAATATGGCTCACATACACAATGGCTTCTTCGCGCTAATTGAAAACAACTTTGGTTACGACACAGTTCAGCAGTTTAAAATGTACGCACAACTCAACACGAAAGCATGTAACATGACAGCACGTAaggattttttaatacaatgtcGCAAAATGGGAATTTTTCCTGCCCACATAGTGAATTCGCTTAAATGTATCCACCCGCTCCTTGAAGAACGGAGCCCATATATATGGAAACTTCAACGAATCACCGATCGATTCAAAAAAGCTATTTTGAATATCGAGATTAATCAAACATTCCACAAAATCAAGAGTTTGAAACACGAGCTCAGCAAAATACAGTTGCGTCTCACAAACGCCACGAACAACGACATCGCAACACGATTCATAACAACACAAAACCAGTCGTTTGAGAGTCGCAAGGAATCATTAAAACACAAATCCACCGCTAAAATCAACTTGCTGATCACCAGGTCAGCATCACCGAACAACAGCATTCCTACGCTCAACGAAAAAGCCATATTTAACGCTACCACCGTAACAGTTCCACCAGACACCTTGGCTCTGCTAAGTCTGGGACCAAAATTTTCGCTGCCAGTCACAAACATCAAACAAATTCCATTCTATCATTTACTCGCCGATGTTGAAGCCATCCTACACGTTTCTCCAGACCAAGCCGTACAAGATCGGAACAGATGCCAAGTGGCAACGCAAATCCAAAACTACATCTCTAAAGCAAAACACAACGAATACAAATCCCCGCTCCACGATTTCTGCAAACATGCAACGA carries:
- the LOC131687956 gene encoding uncharacterized protein LOC131687956, producing MYALLNEPAYQTVSKDPTPSVQRQNNSLITRLLNLKLIDTKTSMRLKSNTAVCPRIYGQPKAHKPNLPLRPVVPNITAPTYQLAKFIGSILKSSFHSEYNTPDSFQFTEYIQQVTLSPDYVLVSFDVVSLYTNIPTELVTHDIIMDWRNIKVHTNINLDLFLELVEFCIKSSYFRFREKHYKQTFGTAMGSPLSPILADIIMENLLQTSIKRLPFTIPVIRKYVDDLFLALPKDKVQQTLDTFNAYNQHLQFTKEEEIDNKLPFLDTVVTRHSDQTLSTRWYAKPIASGRLLNYHSFHPLSMKMNVAQQFIKRVTGLTTDNCPNLQQNIIFQHLRRNNYPSSLINRLISRNAKIFCPSNNSQQPDKNKNASNTRDPPNDSSPSTDQVYRSLPYVPSLSTSIVSILKSDYPNVKIASKPISTTSKLMLNVKDPVDPLLQSNVIYSLPCGNCPMYYIGMTRNQLKTRLYGHKTNINQYVRLKTDGAITTDEQLISLGEKTALIEHMIKNDHNFDLTKAKIIDKTYRSTALPILEMCHISNTANTVNHRTDVDGLNTTYAGILHTLKTTSTRRNRNTETSDDSCFGSQLISIPPYAISGSPSSNQTLDHFVHT